The Candida dubliniensis CD36 chromosome 2, complete sequence genome contains a region encoding:
- a CDS encoding transcriptional regulatory protein, putative (orf19.1496 and orf19.1497 map to a single CDS feature in C. dubliniensis;~2 probable transmembrane helices predicted by TMHMM2.0 at aa 625-647 and 700-719;~member of the Gal4p family of zinc cluster proteins;~Similar to S. cerevisiae ASG1;~Similar to C. albicans ZCF6;~nomenclature conflict: different names in CGD (orf19.1497; ZCF6) and SGD (YIL130W; ASG1)): MNQDHPLPPVKRPKGRPRILPIPKRTKVSRACDLCKRHKRKCNGDNPCLYCQEKSLQCTYLKLDGRSKKSKFQSNNERQPTVDGDNNNNNNNGRNEDGGLSTDSNEIEPEIPSLPNTPNSNSHSNYNGSRSMETHSNNNNNNNNNNNNNNNNNTNNTRNESNGNQRINNDNSNNLVYNKPQKFDGEEKEQEQEKEKAKDSDSDSIMKTSLGMICQSLQTALSNDDSSNVISFFKKKKAQEARQERLSNLDGQHTRILTSETGVLRFFGESSALSLISECRALFYEVLGPSTFTNDPAQNFIHDESISFDRDTTPSSCGDRKEKNGGGGGSGGSGSGVAVQLPLKKDALIMIELFKSNINDTFYVFNMKYFMEKIVDKVYNNPIIANSKQLCLLNFVFAIGSLFIEYSSSSSSNDCVNNDIDYLPNSIEFLQSGQLYMRNNVYDGKLWMVEANFLKYFYYQACCNRSNSWINLGSAIRLAQALGMHRKIINDKIENQEISIHRRRLWRSLYVCDCVSSVNLGRPLMINTYDYDDINYPVEKLLLPQDEKNDSIERIRIIAQNATSDSAVLNRSIVQNLYNGGSINIKDSNSLALQLKLWSIELPNFLQLTSDMENQLRDPTNPNNYLFVFVHIGQLYGIMALTRPFLVHVVNRKLRPNMYKPQVTDEKQLMPFCKASIKAAFLTIKLFKFYCTYNKSRKEVFTIQSATFFASILLGFTLLEQINSKKPDYHYISVIKESIKDAISIFQLFNFNATCNRWAQHLIYMMEALNRPALPSLRQTPATATTTKTTTTTTPVPPTHHPITSTNLNHHHHHQQQQLPPSSGNVKFPFQNNSPSSSSISSEIDRFNDELIRWNNDNTAFEQMVNFQQYFVPNDIDVLNNNYLDAFNYTNTYKYNM; encoded by the coding sequence atgaatcaagATCATCCACTCCCTCCAGTTAAACGACCAAAAGGAAGACCAAGAATATTACCCATACCGAAACGTACAAAAGTTTCACGAGCTTGTGATTTATGTAAACGTCATAAACGTAAATGTAATGGAGATAATCCTTGTCTATATTGTcaagaaaaatcattacAATGTacttatttgaaattagatGGACGATcgaaaaaatcaaaatttcaatcaaataatgaaagaCAACCTACAGTTGatggtgataataataataataataataatggaagAAATGAAGATGGTGGTTTAAGTACAGAttctaatgaaattgaaccTGAAATTCCTTCATTACCTAATAcaccaaattcaaattcacattcaaattataatgGATCAAGATCAATGGAGACACAcagtaacaacaacaacaacaacaacaacaacaacaataacaacaacaacaacaatacgAATAATACTCGAAATGAATCTAATGGAAATCAAAGAATCAATAACGATAATTCTAATAATCTTGTGTATAATAAACCCCAAAAATTTGATggtgaagaaaaagaacaagaacaagaaaaagaaaaagcaaaagaTTCAGATTCAgattcaataatgaaaacaTCATTAGGAATGATTTGTCAAAGTTTACAAACAGCATTATCTAATGATGATAGTAGTAATGTaatatcatttttcaaaaaaaagaaagctCAAGAAGCAAGACAAGAaagattatcaaatttagaTGGTCAACATACAAGAATTTTAACTAGTGAAACTGGAGTATTAAGATTTTTTGGAGAAAGTAGTgctttatcattaattagTGAATGTCGAGCATTATTTTATGAAGTTTTAGGTCCTTCTACATTTACTAATGATCCAGCAcaaaatttcattcatGATGAACTGATTAGTTTTGATAGAGATACAACTCCCAGTAGTTGTGGTGATAGGAAGGAAAaaaatggtggtggtggtggtagtggtggtagtggtagtggtgtTGCGGTACAATTACCACTTAAAAAAGATGCATTAATTatgattgaattatttaaatcaaatattaatgatacATTTTATGTTTTCAAtatgaaatattttatggaaaaaattgttgataaagttTATAATAATCCTATAATTGCTAATTCTAAACAATTAtgtttattaaattttgttttcgcTATTGgaagtttatttattgaatattcatcatcatcatcatcaaatgattgtgttaataatgatattgattatttaccAAATtctattgaatttttacAATCAGGTCAATTATATATGAGAAATAATGTTTATGATGGGAAATTATGGATGGTTGAagcaaattttttaaaatatttttattatcaagcATGTTGTAATCGATCTAATTCTTGGATAAATCTTGGTTCAGCAATTAGATTAGCTCAAGCTTTAGGTATGCATCggaaaattattaatgataaaattgaaaatcaagaaatatCTATTCATAGACGTCGATTATGGAGATCATTATATGTTTGTGATTGTGTTAGTAGTGTTAATTTGGGTCGTCCATTAATGATTAATActtatgattatgatgatattaattATCCCGtggaaaaattattattaccccaagatgaaaaaaatgattcaattgaaagaattcGAATTATTGCTCAAAATGCAACTAGTGATTCTGCTGTACTAAATCGAAGTATTGTTcaaaatttatataatggaggatcaattaatattaaagattcaaattctttagctttacaattaaaattatgGAGTATTGAATTACCAAATTTTTTACAATTAACTAGTGATATGGAAAATCAATTACGTGATCCAACAAATCCtaataattatttgtttgttttcgTTCATATTGGTCAATTATATGGAATTATGGCATTAACTAGACCATTTTTAGTTCATGTTGTTAATCGGAAATTACGTCCCAATATGTATAAACCTCAAGTTACTGatgaaaaacaattgatgcCATTTTGTAAAGCTTCTATTAAAGCAGCTTTTTTAAccattaaattatttaaattttattgTACTTATAATAAACTGAGGAAAGAAGTATTTACTATTCAAAGTGCTACATTCTTTGCTCTGATTCTTTTAGGATTTACATTATTAGAACAAATTAATTCGAAAAAACCTGattatcattatatttCAGTGATTAAAGAATCTATAAAAGATGCAATTTCCATATTccaattatttaattttaatgctACTTGTAATCGATGGGCTCaacatttaatttatatgaTGGAAGCATTAAATAGACCAGCATTACCATCCTTACGACAAACaccagcaacagcaacaacaacaaaaacaacaacaaccactaCTCCTGTACCACCAACTCATCATCCAATTACTAGTACAAActtaaatcatcatcatcatcatcaacaacaacaattaccTCCTTCTAGTGGTAATGTTAAATTCCCATTCCAGAATAATAGtccttcatcttcatcaattagTTCAGAAATTGATCGatttaatgatgaattaattcGTTggaataatgataatacgGCATTTGAACAAATGGTTAATTTCcaacaatattttgttcctaatgatattgatgttttaaataataattatttggaTGCATTTAATTATACTAATACTTATAAATATAACATGTAA